The genomic interval aaattaaatgataagAGTGAATAACTAAAGCTCAAAATGATTTGATTCAAGTATGGTCAATGAACTTCTCGCATGGATCACATGAATAAAAACTACTACATTGAGTATAGAATTGTGGTACAGGTAAACAAAGTGTTGAATTTCCAAGGATAATGGTTGCCTTCAGGCTATTTAGTGGACAAAAGGACAACTTAAAAATGCGAAGACATGCTCCTGGTGAATTTTCAGGTAGCTGAAGAAGGCAGAATCCTCTGACAGGAGTTAAGAAACCATGTGAATTGCCAATTGCTTACAGTAGTACTAAAGCTTGCATACTTCGAACATGATGATAGTATGTTTCCCGTCACTGTATAACTACTCATTCAGATAGCCAGCACACAAAAGAATGCCACAAATAGTACCATCAGAACATATGGGAATATGCTTTTACCTGGAATCCAGTTAGAAGAGTTTCCATTTGTGACAAAATGTTATCACAGTCATGAATCTGATCATGCAGAGATACTAGATTTTCACTTTCTCCAATATAATCCTACAAAGAAGGAACAGTATATTTTAGCCATTGCCAAATAAActtactttaaaataaaataaaaccatGCTTCAACTGCATTACTACTCAACATCGAATTCAATTTGCAGgccacatgcatataaaagagCAGCTCTAGATTGGTACAAACACATTAATTGACGTGAATGACCATATAATTGAGAATTACCTGTATAGAATCCAGCTCAATTTGGCGTATGTTGTTCTCTACGCCTTTTGTGTAGTCACGCAGCTTGATGCCATTGGCCAGGATATTTGCCACTTCCTACGTCCatccataaaataaaaaatcactgatcaacaagaaagaaaaacagaatgGCACACTTGTTTCTTGCTTGGGATTGGTAAGCGAGCTCAAAACGACAACAATGCACCATCCAGGGACTTGTGAAGTAGATATAGCTCGAAGAATTCAGCAGACACGTTGCTAGGCTAAAACCAAAAATAGAGTGAGAGAAAGAGCGTCGGATCAACAGGCAGCACCTCGTCGTCCTTGCAGTCCTCAAGCTCCTGCCGCAACCCCTCCAGCGACTCGTCCTCATCGCTGGCCAAAAACAACCAAACCCAAAACAGCGCGTGTCACAAGCTCTTCGTACCACATCCACGGGGCCGAGATCGGGCGCGCCCGGTCAGTTCCGTCCGTACCTGGCGACATCCTCGTCGAGGGCGAGGTCGCCGACCAGCACCCCGAGGTCGAACCGCTCCCTCTGCCCGCgcccgtcgtcgtgcgcctcggcggcggcggcggggccagcCTCCATTCCCTCCGCTGCGGCCCTAGCGACTGGGGTGGGGGATCGCCGCGGCGGAGTGGCCCCGATCCAGATCTACcacccggcggcggtggcgtcgatCGGGATCGGATCGGGGAACGGAGTGGGTCGGATCGCTCCCGGGCAAAAacgaagagaagagagagagagaaggggaatGGACGTGTATTGGGCTGGGCCTTCTAGAAGGCCATATCGGGGCCCTTGGGCCCTCGGCTGTTGCAGTCCGAGAACGCGAAGCCCCTCGGGCTTTTCGGCACACTTGTCCGTTTTGTTTATGAGCAAAATTAATCTGCgtaatctttttatttttctgtccTAGTTGAAGGCTTTCGTAGACTTCAACAAAAGTTGAAGGCTATCTGGAAACTTTATCCCCATCTTAAACTCTTAAAGATTCTGTCTGGTCAAAATTGTTTGTTGTTTAGGATAAGATTcagttaaatttataaaattttgtccatTAGTTACTTCTTAAATTCACAATTATGTCGTTTAggatttataaaattataaaacacatCGTTTAGCCGCTCGAGAAGCGGGCgcatgaaaaaatattggtCAGTAATCCTATCCAAAGAATGCGGTCGTAGTTGTGCTGTTCTGTAACCACTGGTTGTATAACAGGCAGTGATActcattttagaaaaaataaataaatttataaccttgtcattataattttgcaatttagaaacatGCCACTAGTGTCTCAATGACACGTAGTAccacatgagtcaatgacacgtgggccagGATGGCATATTTATGATttcgcaaaattataatgacatttttgcaattttccccAAAAAATACCCTTCATTTTTTCTAACGTTGGCATCCtcgtctttttatttatgcttatgcttattagctaaaatttaaaatttttcaccaaagtttatttttcagtcttagcttctaaatcactaagaatacatacatgaaatttttattcataaattatttattattttcaaatatggcATGTGatcttttttcatgaaaagccaaataatcagCTCCAGGACTTTATCTACATTATTGGGACTTTGGCCATGTTTTTACCCAGGTTAACTAACCGAAATTCTCTCGTCTTTTGCGTCCATGCTTCCTAAACTTCTAAACAGTATGtattttgcgaaaattttatataagaaagttgacctaaaaatcatatcaattcatttttcaagtttttataattaataattaattaatcatatactaatccgCTACTATATTTTATGCGTCGGTTTATTATATTCTAGCTTATTATtagtaagctgaaagaaacaggtagattatgtttatagcttattataatctaaatgatggattattataatccaataaggccctgtttcttttagcttgggattattataattcagATTATTGGGAGTAAGCTGAAAAAACAGACAACTTattgaagtagcttattataatctagaacccagcttattataatctgataagcttatttaggtgagctttttttctatcttattgggtgaaaaattacccaccatgccacccTACTTTctctttagacttgcaaacccaataatctaggctctaataatctagaaaagaaacaactaacagcttattctactacaaattataacaatctagcttataataatctgactcaataatctagattataattaTCTTAAgttgaaagaaacaaagaCTAAGCTCACCAAGGGGagctttttattattattagatggcAAAAGATCCACTACCTTGATTACTTCTAATTATTTACCTAACGTGCCACCgtgcatccaaaaatagtTGGGGCATTCTAGATTTTAGCCATGCAAACTCAATAATCCCGATTCCCAATAATTagagaaagaaacaactcGTGGCTTATAGTAATCcatcttataataatctaactcAATAaattggattataataattacaaGCCAAAAGAAACAATGCTCAAACAGTTAAGGTAAAAAGCTAAGATTGACTAGTTTTTGGTTGGTCTTTTTTAAGTCATAAAACTATCTTACACCGTTAAAACAAAAGGTAAGATTAATtagctttttatttattttaagtagAGGTAAGACTCGACCATTAAatccatgacttaaaaaacATCCGCTTATATAAACcatgttatctaaaaagtCAGATTAAAAACCTAATTTGAGATGGTAAATCAAACTCTTTGTTATCCTGCTTACATGAGAGTGAAGTGATATCATGACATTTCTAATGGAAGGTtccatttttatatgtttttgagagcattcattccatcatttagtagtttaagTGTACATAATATCCATCAAGTCAATAATCACTAACCACAATCTTTGAAGATCGGATTGAATTGAGGCAATACGGTCAGTGAAGATAAACTCGGACAGGGGATTATGCACATTTAACCGACAATTGATAGGATATGGTGACCTACCGgcttatatttgtaaattagaTACAAATCTCAATAAACATTAGCATTGTTGAGAACAATCATAATAAGTCAGACCAAACCGATACATTATAGAATTGAGATCAATTAAGTAAggtttaaatcattaaatatataagtttatacaTCAGCCGATAGACCACTTAGATAAATAATTGGCTAAAACTCCAATAAAACAGCACATGCATGCGTACAGATGGATCAAATCTAGCAATTGACAACAAACATAATTAATCAGACAGAAGCAAGATAGAGTTAAGCTTGAAGTAACTACAGATTAAAACCGAGCTGATAATGTGTAGGATTTGTGATTACTAAACTATAACTAATTTGAACGGCAATCTCGATAATAACAGAATACCTAATAAAACCATCGAATAAACCAACTAGAATATCAAACCTAACCGAGAAGGTTCAAGATGATCTAGCCAATGGGGTGACGAAGCTACTAACTTACAAAGTCTGCATTCGGCAAGCCAccataagttatcttatccccCCGTTTTTCGCGCACACacttctcgaactgctaaacggtatattttttgggaaaattttctatgggaaaattgttttaaaaaatcatattaatctattttatatttttttaataattaataattaatcatatactaatctattactactttTTCTGtgccagataactaacccccTCCTCCCATACTGCCGAACGCAGCCAAAGTAGAAGGTCAAACTAAATCGATGCAACCTTACTTAACAATTCGCCATTGAAAAGGTTACATGGAGACGTCTGAGGTTGTGTTGATTTAAATATGATGTTACAGGAATAGGGTGTACATATTCATACCCTCGACTTCGAGGCTATCCTTATCAAATTCGTAATAGGATATATCGTCAATTACAGTTATAGATTTGAATTCACTGTACCTTAATCTATGGCACGCAGACTCGGCTGACAGCCGATCCCCTTCTTGACTTTAACATTGTTTCCAAATTCCATCCCTTGTTTGATTCAGATTCCATCAGCCATAACCCTTCTATgatatttgattgtttttccTCATCAATCAGCTTTGACACGGTCAATTTTCAGTCGATCCAATAATATCCACCTTTAACGGTCGTTAATGCCAATTTTTATCGTCAATCTATCCTATAgtgcaacaacaaaaaaaactcataactTATGGGACAAATCGAACAATCAAAATTGCACCATCAAATCTAACGATAGCAGTGGATCAGTGGATGGATCGTGACTAAATCTCCCACCCATCACTACGTGATCTCTGCCCCTTTCCTTACTGTGATCCCCTTGACGATGCTGGTGTACAACCTCGGCGGTCGTGCAGCATGCCGTAGATTGAGGTGGTGGTTGAGTCTATCCTATAtcctatagtgcaccaacaCAAAAAAACTCATAACTTATGGAACAAATCCAACTATCGAAATTGCACCATCTAATCTAATGATAGCAGTGGATCAGCGGATGGATCGTGACTCAATCTCTCACCCATCACGACGTGATCTCTGCTCCTTTCGTTATTGTGATCCCCTTGACGATGCTGGTGTACAACCTCGGCGGTCGAGCGGCATGCCACAGATTGAGGTGGCGGTCAAGGTCGACTAgaacggcaaaaaaaaaaaaatcttgcagTTTCAAAAGCAATCTGGTTCTTGAATTGTGATTGGTTTCTAAATGCACATACTCTTTATATGTGTGCTGTAGAGagtggataaaaaaatatatcgtgcACTGAAGATTGTGCTCTACTCGATCCCAgagctataattttttaaacatattgTTGTCTTGCATCGATCGATTTTAAAATTCTCATCGACGGACCTTgcacaaatataacaaattgcagataattaattactgaACTACATACCCATATcattatagaaaataatttacatatttctTTGTGTTGTTTGTGATTAATTTCCTGTAAGAGCAAAGTGCACATCCGATCCTTAAACTTGTTGGGTATGCACACCCAGGTCCATAAACTCTCAAAACGAACGACTATGTAGATCCGTAATCTCTATGTCATTTAAGTCCATAAGCCCAGTAGTTAATGATGTCTTATTACAAATCACCCCCTGAGTTAATATAATTGCTCATGTTAGTCTTTAGGAAACCATTGTATCAATCTTTTCCTGTACACCTCGTACCCCTTCGACCTCGCTCGCGACCGTTCGTTTCTTCGGGCGGCAACCGAAGCGGGGGCATCACGGGCACCAGTGGGGGCGAGAGCATCGGCGAGGGCGGGCAGCCGAATTGGAGCCGCGACGCTGAGACCAGAAGGATGGTTGCGACGCTGCGGCCAGAAGGGGCTCCTCCCCCTGTTTATGGTGAGCTTGATCGATGCTTTATCTTCTTGATTCATTGGATTTGCTAGTCTAAGTGGCTGCAGATGATGTAGAGCAGCAAAAAATTTCCATGTTTGGCTACTGATTTTCAGAATAATTTTAGGGCATTGGAATTTTTCTCTTCACTGCAATGTACGttattttgttgattttttttctaatattctGTAGATGATCGTAGAGATGAATTCACACTAGACATTCACCATGGTGGATTTTTTGTTGGTTCTGGAAATGTGAAATCATACGTGGATGAAAGGGTTTGTTGGTTTGATAGTATAGAGGCAGATACATGGTCTCCTTTGTGGTTTCCAGACTTTGCAGAGCAGTTGGGTTACCAGAACAATATGAGCTTAAAGATATATTGGCTACTACCAGGAAAAACATTAGTAGATGGTCTTCGTCTTATACTTTCAGATGCAGACACCAATGTAATGGCAAAATGTGCAGAGGATGTGAAAAATCTGGTAGTATATTTTGATCATGAGGACTTGTATAATGATGTCAATTGGGATGATGTTGTTGCAAACTCTGAACTACCAAAAGGTCATCAGCCCATACAAAGTGCAGTTTGCAGAAAACAATCCTACACAAAAGTTGCCTATTTTCTACACAAATTTGAAGAACGTTAGAGTGGATCAAGTTGTTGACAATGAAACTGAGGCTGCGTTCGGTAGCTCCATTAGTTACCTTAtctttctcgtttttcacgcacacgctttccgaactgctaataggtgtatttttttgcaaaaattttctataggaatgttgttttaaaaatcatattaatctattttatattttttaataattaataattaattaatcatgtactaatctattactacgtttttcgtgttGGGAATAAGTTACCTTATCCTCCAATACCAAACGCGGCCTGAGAGTCAGAGTGAAGATGATGTGCTATGGGACAGTGATAATGAGATAGAAGAGGGTGATGCAGATCTGTTTGAGGACCTCATTTCTTCTCATGTCAATGTAGTTAAAGACAACAAAAAAGCCAAAGGAAGCAAATTGAAGACACTAGCTATATCTAGACCTGTGCAGGCAAGTGAAGAAATGACACTAGCTATATCTAGACCTGTTACACGATAGTGCTGAAACTTTTTGGTTAGTGCAATGACATGATATGGTTAAACTTGGATGCTTAAACTTGTGTTATGGTTCAGCCTGTGAACTGTTTTTCCTAGATGTGTTGGAAGGTCATGTTGTTGATCGGTCCTGCTctttatgttctttttttttaatcggtGGCGTGTGcttttctgtttttaaaaTCTGTCCCAGGGTGATCTTATAATCCAACTCAGGGGGTGATTTGCAATAAGACATCATCAACTACTGAGCTATGGACTTAAATGACACAAAAACAGAGATTACGGATCTACATAGTCGTTTTGAGAGTTTATGGACCGGGGTGACACACCCcaacaagtttaaggaccgggtGTGCACTTTGCTCTTCCTGTAATATGACTCAACTAATCCAATGGCTGATATCATCTGTTTCAGATCAGACGGTCCAAATTTCATCTCCCCTCTTTCCGTTTATCGACTCCCCAAATTATACCCACTTTCCATCTATCTTCCCCACATTAAATCTCATGCATTAAgtctgaatttttaaactatttattttttaaaaaataaaaaaaactcatgcaataaatattttctaggaATTAGatgatcacttaatatttaatcTATCCTATATCTATCTACCCTATATTGCACCAATATGATTTACTTATTGGACAAATCTAACGGTTGATATCATCTGCTTCAGATCGGATGGTCCACGTT from Oryza brachyantha chromosome 3, ObraRS2, whole genome shotgun sequence carries:
- the LOC107303877 gene encoding uncharacterized protein LOC107303877, whose translation is MVATLRPEGAPPPVYDDRRDEFTLDIHHGGFFVGSGNVKSYVDERVCWFDSIEADTWSPLWFPDFAEQLGYQNNMSLKIYWLLPGKTLVDGLRLILSDADTNVMAKCAEDVKNLVVYFDHEDLYNDVNWDDVVANSELPKGHQPIQSAVCRKQSYTKVAYFLHKFEER